One window of the Microvirga mediterraneensis genome contains the following:
- a CDS encoding gamma-glutamylcyclotransferase, with translation MKDLTEDLWVFGYGSLMWRPGFPFVERAHAHLYGYHRSLCVFSHVHRGTPEHPGLVMGLDRGGRCHGVAFRVTPEEAEATVQYLREREQVTSVYLERHLPVRLADARRVRALAYVVDRNHGQYAGRLSYDEVIRFVRQGQGISGRNPDYVRSTYEHLIGMHVVDPLLHRIVTDLDQET, from the coding sequence ATGAAGGATCTCACGGAGGATTTATGGGTTTTCGGCTACGGCTCGCTCATGTGGCGTCCGGGCTTTCCTTTTGTCGAGCGCGCCCACGCTCATCTTTACGGCTATCACCGCTCCCTTTGCGTCTTCTCTCATGTTCATCGCGGCACGCCCGAGCATCCGGGGCTCGTCATGGGCCTCGACCGGGGAGGGCGCTGCCACGGGGTCGCGTTCCGGGTCACGCCCGAAGAGGCAGAGGCGACGGTCCAATACCTGCGCGAGCGCGAGCAGGTCACCTCCGTCTATCTGGAACGGCATCTGCCCGTGCGGCTCGCCGATGCGCGCAGGGTTCGCGCCCTCGCCTACGTGGTGGACCGCAACCACGGGCAATATGCGGGACGGCTGTCCTATGACGAGGTGATCCGCTTCGTGCGGCAGGGGCAGGGCATCTCCGGACGCAACCCCGACTACGTGCGCTCTACCTACGAGCATCTCATCGGCATGCACGTGGTCGATCCGCTGCTGCACAGGATCGTCACCGACCTCGATCAGGAAACCTGA